One genomic window of Cygnus olor isolate bCygOlo1 chromosome 3, bCygOlo1.pri.v2, whole genome shotgun sequence includes the following:
- the GINS1 gene encoding DNA replication complex GINS protein PSF1 isoform X2, with the protein MAGERAVGLVRELQRAAGGHLPPFRAEELRQALEEMRALYERNQADVSEAKSGRTDLIFLIRFRHCCLLRNQRCVVAYLYDRLLRIRALRWEYGSILPNAIQFHMSAEEVEWFNRYKKSLATYMRSVGGEEGLDLTQDIKPPKSLYIEVRCLRDYGEFEIEDGTTVPASWSPF; encoded by the exons ATGGCGGGGGAGCGGGCGGTGGGGCTGGTGCGGGAGCTGCAGCGCGCCGCGGGCGGGCACCTGCCGCCGTTCCGG GCGGAGGAGCTGCGGCAGGCGCTGGAGGAGATGCGGGCGCTGTACGAGCGGAACCAGGCGGACGT GTCCGAAGCGAAGTCGGGCCGGACGGACCTGATTTTTCTCATCCGGTTTCgccactgctgcctgctgaggaACCAGCGCTGCGTCGTGGCCTACCT GTACGACCGGTTGCTGCGGATCCGAGCGCTCAGGTGGGAGTATGGCAGCATCCTGCCGAACGCCATCCAGTTCCACATGTCAGCTGAGGAA GTGGAGTGGTTCAATCGGTACAAAAAGTCCCTGGCTACCTACATGAGGTCAgtaggaggagaggaggggctGGACCTTACGCAGGACATAAAACCTCCTAAGAGCCTGTACATCGAA GTGCGGTGCTTAAGGGACTATGGAGAATTTGAGATTGAAGATGGAACCACGGT CCCTGCCTCCTGGTCTCCTTTTTGA
- the GINS1 gene encoding DNA replication complex GINS protein PSF1 isoform X1, translated as MAGERAVGLVRELQRAAGGHLPPFRAEELRQALEEMRALYERNQADVSEAKSGRTDLIFLIRFRHCCLLRNQRCVVAYLYDRLLRIRALRWEYGSILPNAIQFHMSAEEVEWFNRYKKSLATYMRSVGGEEGLDLTQDIKPPKSLYIEVRCLRDYGEFEIEDGTTVLLKKNSQHFLPRWKCEQLIRQGVLEHILS; from the exons ATGGCGGGGGAGCGGGCGGTGGGGCTGGTGCGGGAGCTGCAGCGCGCCGCGGGCGGGCACCTGCCGCCGTTCCGG GCGGAGGAGCTGCGGCAGGCGCTGGAGGAGATGCGGGCGCTGTACGAGCGGAACCAGGCGGACGT GTCCGAAGCGAAGTCGGGCCGGACGGACCTGATTTTTCTCATCCGGTTTCgccactgctgcctgctgaggaACCAGCGCTGCGTCGTGGCCTACCT GTACGACCGGTTGCTGCGGATCCGAGCGCTCAGGTGGGAGTATGGCAGCATCCTGCCGAACGCCATCCAGTTCCACATGTCAGCTGAGGAA GTGGAGTGGTTCAATCGGTACAAAAAGTCCCTGGCTACCTACATGAGGTCAgtaggaggagaggaggggctGGACCTTACGCAGGACATAAAACCTCCTAAGAGCCTGTACATCGAA GTGCGGTGCTTAAGGGACTATGGAGAATTTGAGATTGAAGATGGAACCACGGTCCTGTTGAAGAAGAATAGCCAG CACTTTTTGCCCCGCTGGAAATGCGAGCAGTTAATCAGACAAGGAGTCTTGGAGCACATCCTGTCGTAA